The Rutidosis leptorrhynchoides isolate AG116_Rl617_1_P2 unplaced genomic scaffold, CSIRO_AGI_Rlap_v1 contig298, whole genome shotgun sequence DNA window TTCCAGAAATGGTGTCTAACTATAATGGACTTATCTAAAAATGGCTAAACAAGTCCTTAACTACCTTTTGTGACTACAACTGTGAGTCCTTTTGTGTACGCACGTAGTTGCGTTTAAAACTAATGATCTTTTCACTTCCTAAGAATGAGATGTTTGGCCCCGAACatgaaaaaaaatcattttcctggTGGGTCTCAATGCACGCCTGATGATGGCAACTCTAAACTCTAATTCAGTTTCATGTCAATGTGATAATTCAGAAACTGATTATAATCTACCTAAAGTCCTAAAGgagctatttatttatttatttttttataagggAGGGAAACAAATTTTATTAAGATAAATTGCCGAGTCGAACAATGTCAATTACCGATAATCTTGGGATGAAATTCTAACcctaaaaaaaattagaaaatccATTTGTATTATGAAAAACATCATCCATAATTCGACTATCTGTATAAATTACGAAGAGTGTAAAGTGAAACATTCCAAGTTCTGCTACACAAAACGAAATGCTTAAAACAAAATAGAAACAGGTGTGCTAAGAATAAGGTCTGGCTATATCTTCTCTTGTTTGACCATGAGTCCTAAAGGAGCTTAACAATGTTAAAGTAAGCAATTAGTGGATATTCAGATTTAGTAATACTTATTTATATCACCCAATTAATTAAGTTATAACTaacctaaaaaaaattaattaagttATAACAGCTACACAATTACACAATAGATGTACGGCCTGAGATGAAGCCAACCTTTCAGATTCAACAACTAGAGGAGCCGAATGGAAAAAATTGATTAACATCGAAGATATAGTATGATTTCACATTTCACacacatattataatatatatatatgtgattgataaatttaattattaaatttagAGTGAGTAACATATGCGAAGAACAAGAACTCTTCTAGCTACCTTTGCACTCACATGGTATTTGAATGGCTTCTAATTAAGTACTATATTTTAATATACATGATGTTTTGATAATACTTCTTCGTTCTTACTATCATCACTGAAAGTcccaaaatatataatataatttttaatTCATAAGGCTAAGTGATGCTAATTAAATATTTGTCTCCAAAAAATATTTTATGTTGATCAGTTCTTAAGGAGTATGCGAGCATATACATTTCCACTAAATACTTTTTCCATCATAAAATATATGATATTTTAATTTTTGTGACGAGTATAAATTACACATATCATAATAATCAAAACATCATGTATTTTGAAATAAAAGTATTTTTTCGAAAGTACTCCGTAACATGTATATTTCCTTTGAGATCGCAATTTTCTTTCTTCGCATTCCTTGAACATATCTCCAATTTAAAAATGTACGTAATTAACTTGCCAAGTTGATTTATTTGACCAATTATATGGACCAAAAGAGAATTGCTATAGCATAAGACAGTGTCCCAAGAATTACCCCAAAAATTGCATAAAGTTGGTTGTACATTTGACAATTTTTTTAGTTTAAAGAGATTTTCCTGGAATTTTTTTTACCCCATTATCCAGTTTATATTACAGTAGTATTTTAtagaaataataagggaaaatcacAGTCAAAATAGCTGATTGGATTCAATGATTGAAATAATTAATAACGTCTCTGACCAAGCCTGTCATAATTATGCATGAAAAGCTAGGTTGGATAACAAAAGTCGTTAAGTGCATACTGGATTTCACCATGAATTTTAATTTATTGAGAAATAAATTTAACTAGTATAGTGAAATAGAAACAGTTTATGATATTTTGATAAAATGTCTAATTTCTAAAATCAGGAAATTGTTGTAGACATGGGCACGTGTGTAGGACCTCCAAGCTTAGACTATTGCACATTCAAGAGAGAGACAGAAGAGGCACTTTAAATATAAGGCATGATCaggtgttaataataatattagagagCTAGAGCAGCCAAAAGCTCCTAAGTAAAAAATTAAGTTTCCTAAAAATGATGTCAAGTTTTGATCCTAATGACAAAGAAGCTGGTATAAAGCTTTTGGAGGATCTCACCTCAAATGCAAGCACAATTCAGCAACAAGTGTTGGAAGAAATCCTGACACGAAATTCAGAAACGGAATACTTGAAGAGGTTTCTCCATGGCCATTCTGTCGACAAAGAAAACTTCAAGAAGAACGTTCCTGTTGTCAATTACGAAGATATTAAACCTTATATTCAGAGAATCGCCAATGACGAATCATCGGATAATATCCTTTTATCTCAACCCATCACTGAGCTTCTCACCAGGTACCAAATGAAATTTCTTACTTGTGTAGCTAATTTTTAATTTAATCTACTCTCTCATGaataactcaaaaaaaaaaaaaaaaattgtttccgaATTTACAGCTCGGGAACTTCTGGAGGCAAGCCTAAGATGATGCCTTCAACTGCAGAAGATTTGGATAGGAAAACTTTCTTCTATAATCTGCAAGTGCCTGTGATGAACAAGTGAGAATATAAATCTCTActcataaaaaaatttaaaatgaatGTAACAGTGAATTTGGCTGGGTAATGGAAATTAATttctattattaaatatatatatatatacctgaagAGTGAAGGCTAAGACTTTATTCCACTATCTAACAGTAGTCTCTTAATTTAATTTTATGTTCTTTATGAATTATTTATGATCATCAAATTCATTTCCTAGGCTTCTTATGAATTACATATATATGCTATTTTCAGGTATGTGGATGGTTTGGACCAAGGTAAAGCAATGTACCTGTTATTTACCAAACCGGAAATTCCAACTCCTTCCGGGTTAATGGCCAGACCAGTTTTAACTAGCTATTACAAGAGCAGTCACTTCAGGAACCGGGCTTTCAACAAATATAGTCTCTACACGAGCCCTGATGAAACTATCTTATGTCATGACAGCAAACAGAGTATGTTCTGTCAATTACTCTGCGGATTAGTCCAACGGGAACAAGTTCTACGCGTCGGCGCAGTTTTCGCCTCCGCATTCCTACGAGCCATCAAATTCCTAGAGAATTACTGGCAAGAAATGTGTTTAAATATCAGGACGGGTCAAATTACTGACTGGATCACAGACCAAGGTTGTAGGAATTCTGTTTCTAGAATCCTAAGTGGACAGAATCCTAAACTTGCCGATTTGATCGAGAACGAATGTGGTGGGAAATCATGGGAAGGGATTGTTAAGAGACTTTGGCCTAGAACAAAGTATATTGAGGTTATTGTGACTGGTTCGATGGCTCAATATATTCATACACTGGAATTTTATAGCGGTGGCGTTCCTCTAGTTTCGACAATGTATGGTTCTTCTGAATCTTTCTTTGGGATCAATTTTAAGCCACTTAGCAACCCTGCTGATGTGTCTTACACTTTAATCCCCAATATGGCCTATTTCGAGTTCTTACCGTTGGAAGAAGATGAAAATCGAGAAATCACCCAAGAAATTCCGGGAAACAATTGCGTGTCGACTAATAACCATTGCGAAGATATGGAAAATTTGGAGACTGTTGATCTTGTTGATGTGAAACCTGGACGTTACTATGAGCTTGTGGTCACAACATATACAGGTAAGATTGTTTAGGCATTTTAAAATATTGTCGACATCATTTTAATGGACACTTAATTGTTGTTAGAGAATATGAAATTCCTGAGAGTTAGAGACATTCTAATCGCATTTTTAACTTTAACTTGAGTCGTTTTATTTAATTTTTCAGGGCTATACAGATACAGAGTTGGAGACATTCTAATGGCAACCGGTTTCCACAACAACACTCCTGAATTCAAGTTCGTGCACAGAAGAAATGTTGTTCTAAGTATTGATACTGACAAAACCAACGAAGAGGATCTTCTCAACGCTGTTACACAAGCAAAGAGCCTAATCGAGCCACTAGGATTCCTCCTCACGGAATACACAAGCTATGCAGACACGTCATCAATTCCAGGCCATTATGTACTGTTCTGGGAAGTTATCGATAAGGCCGGAAACGACGTAAAGCTCGATGACGCTACAATGGAAGAATGCTGCTTCAAAGTTGAACAAGGTCTAGATTCTGTTTACAGGAGATGCAGGAGAAAGGATAAGTCTATTGGTGCATTAGAGATTAGAGTTGTCAAACATGGAGCTTTTGATATGGTGATGGATTTTTGTCTCTCGCAGGGTTCATCTGTGAATCAATATAAAACTCCAAGGTGCATTAAATCTCAGGAAAGTTTACGGATATTGGATTCTATGGTGTTAGGAAAGTTTTTCAGCCAAAAAACTCCTTCATGGGAGCCACATAAACAGGACAACtgattaaaaaaaagaaaaagaaaaatcaaTTTTTTAAGGGCTTTAATTTTTGTGCACTTTATATCGTtgtagagttttttttttttatgtgctATTTAATCTCTCCCATTCACAGTGCATTATACTATTACATATATGAAATATACGAATGAAATATATGAATGAAATTATCAGTTTTTTCTATCCTTCTACAGAAATTAAGAAAGTGTATTCCATGAAAATAAATTAATAAGGTGTTTGAAATGAAAATATTGAATTAGTACTATTTCATATTCGTTTATTTATTGGACCAATCTCTATGTATACACAGAATATTATATGTACTCAATTACGTCGTACGATTTATATCTTCGTCATTTGTTAGGAGCATGTTTCGTTTTCATATTTGTCTCCTAAAATTAGCTAGTCTTTTTATAGTAAAGAAACCAAAAGTCGTCTATGTTACATGAATCTTGAGCTACCGATCGACGGCAAGCTCGAGATTCAGTCGAAAGCAACACTGAAACAACACCACAGAAAACACAGAGCAATTTGCAGAAGAATTTAAAGACTAAAAATACAAATGCATTAAAACAAAAACTATGATCATATCCTCCATGTTTATTTGATTCTAACTTAAATCTAAATTTAGTGTAGGTATCTAAAGTGTTTGGGACTTAAAAATCTAATTTGGGTGATCGGAAAACTAAGGTTCACTCAACCAATGCAACCAAGCTTTTAAACTGAGAAAAATAAGATGAAAATGGCGATTTCAAAATTACTTCATACCATTCTTAAAAATGAAAACGATTACAACGAGCCTTTATATAGGTGTTCAAATGTTTAACCTAGCTGaccttaaaataaaaaaaatgaattacAAGCTGGATTTTCTGCAAAAACTAGAAAACCAAAAGCAGAAAGCAAAAACTAGAAATGGTTTTCTTTTTGCACGATCTCTTCTTTGAATCTTCTCGTGACCTCATCTTGTATTATCACCTTAGAGTAATCCACAATGTGTTTTCGAGTCCTTAACACTGTAACAGAAGTAAAAATTACAGCTAAATCATCGTTTTCTCCAAATCGACAAAGAcaccatttttgttgactttttgctTGAATTCTGTTCTAGGATTGATCAATCACACAACAGCATTTGAACACCTTCAACATAATTCTACTAACTTGAACAAAACTTAAATTGACAAAAACAACCTTCTAAAATGATGTTAATGCAAACTTGACTAAATTGAAAAAATAGAGCATCTCGCCAATATGATCTTCAAACAAGTTTTAGAATTCCAAGTTTAACATTCAGACATCATCAATGGACCTTCCTTAACAATTTCAAATCAAGAAATCCAACTGCAACAACTTTTAATGAAAAGCCCCAATTCAAGTTCATAGTTAGCAATTCGAGCACACATTATAGATTCCAGATCATGTCAGACCAAATTAAACTTGCAAACTGCTTCATAGCAACTAAACGAAACTACCCATATTGTCAAATTAACTAATATTATTCATtactataaaaattaaaatttagacATGAACAATAAAGATAAAACCCTAATCAAATTGGGGTTTTCCAAATGGCTAATTTGCGAGGCAATTGAAGGGTATGCCACTGCTCCCGATACTTCCCTGAGTTTGTTCCACGGTCGCTTGACCTTCACAAATTCATCGTCTGGCCGGTGGAATGCCGTCTTTGTTTTCTTCAGTCGGACCCTCAAAGTTTGCAGTAGTTATACCAAGGTCCTTGAAATTTTTACGATGTGCAGTTTCATCCTTTTTGCAGAATTAATTTTCTTTTTACCTATTCAGCATTCCAATGCATTGTTTTGATTCTTCCACCTTCAAAATCTTCATAACCAGCCTCATGATCATCTTCCCGGTCAGATTCGTCGAGATCATCATCCTTTTTGCGGCTTTCTTCTTCTTCAAGCGTTGTTTCTTCTTCTGCAAGATTGTTGCCTTTTGCTTTCATCTTTTCTTTCTTTGCTATAGCTAGCTTTCCTTTAAAAATTTCAAGTTACTCGAGATAATCTAATCAGGTTGATCAAGGCATCAAATCTCCATTTTTGTAGAGAATTAGTGAAAATATTAGCTAACTGATATTGAGTTCTACagaagaccattttcacttgtttGTTTTTAACCAAATTTTTGATAAAGTTATATTTCATCAGAATGTGCTTTGATCTTGAATGGTTGTCTGGATTTTCTGCTATTATAATTGCAGAACTTGAATCACAGAAAGTCTTCACACAGCTTTCTTTCAACTCTCCAATGTCTGACATAGCTATCTTTAGCCACACAACTTGTCTTGCTGCATGATTAACTGTTATGAATTTTACTTCTGTTGTGGATTGTGCAACGACACTTTGATTCCTGAAGCTCCAACTGAAAATTCCACTATCAAAACTACAACAGTATCCACTTCTGCTTCTACAATTTTCTCTCATAGCATAACTAGCATTACTGAAGACAAGAAGTTATCCAGTTCCACCTTTCTTAAACCAAATGCCAAGATTGATGTTGTATTTGACATACCTAAGTATTCTTTTGAAATAGACATCATGAGTTTTGGAGGGATTAGCACTGAAACTGCCATCATATTGACTGAACAAGCAATATCAGACCTTGATGCACAAAGATACATTAATGAACCAATCATGCTTCTATAGAGAGATGAATCAAACTCCTCTCCAATCTTTGTGGGCTCCAATTTGAGTTGATTTTTCATAGGAGTAGAGATCCCATTATAGTCCTTCATTCTGTATTTTTCGAACATATCCGCATCATATTTTCTTTGATGAATGAAAATCCCGGCTTCTCCTTGTTCAATCTCCAATCCAAGAAAGTATTTCATCTCTTCTAAGTCTGTCATTTGAAACTCAGCTTTCATCATCTCTTTGAATCCTTCTATTACTTCTGTATTGGTTCCAATGATCAATAAATCATCCACAAAGAGTGACACAATGATCTTTGCTCCTCCTTGATTCTTGATGTAAAGTGTTGGCTCACTTTCACTTTTCAGAAAATTATTTTGTAGCAAGTAAGAGTTGATTCTGgaataccaagctctaggagcttgcttTAACCCATATAGATCTTTTGCAAGCTTGTAAACCTTCTTCTCTTCTCTTAAGACAATGAAACCTTCAGGTTGTTGAACATAAACATCTTCTTCCAGAATTCCattcaagaatgtagacttgacatCCATCTGATGAACCTTTCAGCCATTATTTATAGCTAATGCTAACAACATCTTAATTGTATCAAGCCTAGCTACTGGTGCAAATGTCTCCTCATAGTCAATACCATATTCCTATTTGTACCTCCGGACTACCACTCTAGCTTTGTGTCTATTAACAGTTCCATCAGCATTCAACTTAATTCTAAACACCCATTTAGTGTCAATTACCTTCACATCCTCTGGCTTGTCTATCAAGATCTATGTTCCATTATTTGTGATTACCTCTCATTCTTCTTTCATTACTTGAATCCATTCAAGTGACTTCTTAGCTTGTTTGTAGGTTCTAGGCTCCATACTAACTGCCATGGCTTCTTCTGCACTTCCTCGAAACTCCATTAAATCTGGCATTGGTGCTGGTTGAGCTCTATTATAGATTGACTGGAAACTCTTCATGGGTTCAAATGGCATATCTTCTGGAATTGTTTCATTTGCATTTTCATTCTCCATTTGTACTCTAGAATCAGCTCCAGAACTTATGGAATCTCCTCCAGTTTCATTTCCTATTTCTTCTCCTAAATTCAATGGCTCCAATGGTGGAATTTGATCATCATTGTCTCCTCCTGAGATTTGAACAATATTATTTGAGTTACCTGCATCAAAATGAACAAACTCATTAAAAAAAACTAGTGATCCCTCATCATCTGATGAGTTATCACTCAGAATCTCTAAAATAAATGGTTGTATTGGTATCTCATATAACATTTTTCCTGGTTCTCTCACAGTAGGTTCCTCCCATTTCTATTCACTTTATTCATCAAATCTAACACTTGTGGATATGATCATTTTCTCTGTAGTAGGATCAAATATTCTATAACCTTGAATTCTCCTGAGCTATAATTCATCATAACCCCTTTAATTGTCTTTTCTGGCATGTTTTTTCTTCTCTGTTATGGAATATGGGCATAGGCAATGTAACCAAACACTCTCAGGTGATGAACAATTGGTTTATAACCAAAAAGAGATTCAAAGGGTGTTTTATCCTTGAAAGCTTTGGTCTGCAACCTGTTCTGGACATAAACAGCTGCATAACATGTTTCAGTCCAGAATTTTTTTGGAACACTCATGGCAAACATCATTTACTTGGCCATTTCTACAATAGTTTTATTTTTTCTTTCTGAAACACCATTTTGTTCTAGACAGTATGGAACTGTCATTTGCTGGAAAATGCCTTCTCTTCCATAGTAGTCCCTCATCTCCTTTGAAATGTACTCAACACATCTATCACTTCTCAAACGCCTAATCTTACAGTCTGTCTCAGAGTCAGCTTGAACTCTCTATCTTTTGAATATTCCAAACACTTAATCTATTATCTTTATAAAGTATATCCAGGAATATCTTGTGAAATCATCAATAAATTCCACATAGTATCTGTTTCCTGCAATTGAAGGCATATCAATAGGACCACAGACATTTGTATTAACAATTTGAAGTTTTTCTGTTGTTCTCAGTTGCTTGAAGGAAAACTTGCCCTGTGACTCTTTCCTTTTTCACATGGTTCACACACATACTTCATTCTAAAACACAATTTTGGAATTCTCTTCACCACTTCCTTCTTCTGTAATGCCATAATTCTATCTAAGTTTGCATGTCCGAGCCTTTTATGCCATAACTAAGTTGTTTCAGTCAATGTTCCAATATAGAAAGCTCTTTTAATATCCTCCATTCTCAATTTAAACATCCTATTCACTTATAGAATCCTATGAACTAACCTCCTTTCTGGATTGAATATCATACACTCACTATCCTCAAAATACACATCATACTTCTTCTCTAAGAGTTGTCCTATGCTAATCAAATTCTGATCTAACTCATGAATGAAATAAACATCTTCTAACACAGATTTTCCAAACTTAGTTTATAATTCTACTATTCTCTTTCCTTCAATAGACACAGATTCTCCATTTCCAAACTTAACTACACAGATTCTCCATTCTACTATTATCATTCTTAGTCATGTGATTAGAATAACCATTATCAACTATCCACACATTGTCTTTCTCCTTATTCCTAGATACAAAACATCCATCAACAACAAAAGCACTCTCTTTAACTCCTCCTCAATTTATAGAATTCTGTCCAGCTTGTGAACTGCTAGCTTCCTGAGTTTTTGGACTCATGGAATTTGAAGTGTTGGACTGTGTCGGTGTAGAATTTGATGCAGCTCTAGGACTGATTTGGTTTTGCTAATGATAAGCAATTTGTGGCACTTGAGAATAATCTATTGCAGGTTATACTGCAGGATAAGCCAACTGATTAACTAATGCTTGCCAATGTGTTGTTTGTGGAATCACGGGTCCAAAGACATAATTTGCCTGATATTGGTGAGCTGCAGATTGACCCTGTGATGATCTAAGTGGGGGTGAAATTAGCATTCTAACTAGGATgctgatagttgttgttgttttaccTCAACAATGGATGCACTGGAGAGTTTCTTCCATAGTTTTTGCTCATTGGATTTTGCTGCTCATCACACCACTTGCTATAGCACATTATGTC harbors:
- the LOC139882667 gene encoding indole-3-acetic acid-amido synthetase GH3.17-like gives rise to the protein MMSSFDPNDKEAGIKLLEDLTSNASTIQQQVLEEILTRNSETEYLKRFLHGHSVDKENFKKNVPVVNYEDIKPYIQRIANDESSDNILLSQPITELLTSSGTSGGKPKMMPSTAEDLDRKTFFYNLQVPVMNKYVDGLDQGKAMYLLFTKPEIPTPSGLMARPVLTSYYKSSHFRNRAFNKYSLYTSPDETILCHDSKQSMFCQLLCGLVQREQVLRVGAVFASAFLRAIKFLENYWQEMCLNIRTGQITDWITDQGCRNSVSRILSGQNPKLADLIENECGGKSWEGIVKRLWPRTKYIEVIVTGSMAQYIHTLEFYSGGVPLVSTMYGSSESFFGINFKPLSNPADVSYTLIPNMAYFEFLPLEEDENREITQEIPGNNCVSTNNHCEDMENLETVDLVDVKPGRYYELVVTTYTGLYRYRVGDILMATGFHNNTPEFKFVHRRNVVLSIDTDKTNEEDLLNAVTQAKSLIEPLGFLLTEYTSYADTSSIPGHYVLFWEVIDKAGNDVKLDDATMEECCFKVEQGLDSVYRRCRRKDKSIGALEIRVVKHGAFDMVMDFCLSQGSSVNQYKTPRCIKSQESLRILDSMVLGKFFSQKTPSWEPHKQDN